The proteins below come from a single Gopherus evgoodei ecotype Sinaloan lineage unplaced genomic scaffold, rGopEvg1_v1.p scaffold_49_arrow_ctg1, whole genome shotgun sequence genomic window:
- the LOC115643046 gene encoding olfactory receptor 52R1-like, whose protein sequence is MSDSNTTDFSNPSTFILLGIPGLEAAHVWISIPFCAMYAIAVLGNFTILFIVKKEPSLHGPMFYFLCMLAVTDLVLCTCTIPKTLSIFWFNSREVDFSACLIQMYFVHCFSSMESGVLVAMAFDRYVAICHPLRHSTILTNSVVAKIGLAVVLRSGILALPYPLLVRWWPNCRTNIIPHYYCGHIAVVKLACADIRISSYYGLFHLLSVIGMDVFFITVSYAQILRAIFRLPTKDAQLKTFGTCISHLCAISALYIPDLFSSFIQRFGHNVPLHFLILITSVYQLVPPIIHPIIYGVRTKHIRGRLLQLFTHKET, encoded by the coding sequence ATGTCAGATTCTAACACAACCGACTTcagcaacccctccaccttcatcctactTGGCATTCCTGGCCTAGAGGCagcccatgtctggatctccattccCTTCTGTGCTATGTACGCCATAGCTGtgttggggaacttcaccatcctgttcatcgtGAAGAAGGAGCCGAGCCTCCATGGGCCCAtgttctatttcctctgcatgctggctgtcaccgACCTGGTCTTGTGCACATGCACCATTCCGAAAacactgagcatcttctggttcaattccagggaggtagatttcagtgcctgcctcatccAGATGTACTTCGTTCACTGCTTCTCATCGATGGAGTCTGGAGTCctcgtggccatggcttttgatcgctacgtggccatctgccatcccctgagacattccaccatcctgacaaacTCTGTTGTGGCCAAGATAGGCCTGGCTGTGGTGCTGCGCAGTGGCATACTCGCATTGCCCTATCCCTTATTGGTCAGGTGGTGGCCAAATTGCAGAACCAACataatcccccactattattgtgGGCATATAGctgtggtgaagctggcctgcgCTGACATCCGCATCAGTAGTTACTATGGGCTGTTTCATCTTCTCTCTGTGATCGGAATGGATGTGTTTTTTATCACCGTGTCCTATGCtcagatcctccgggccatcttccgcctccccacaaaggatgctCAGCTCAAAACTTTTGGGACCTGCATCTCTCATCTTTGTGCCATCTCAGCTTTATACATCCCAGATTTATTCTCTTCTTTTATTCAGCGGTTTGGTCACAATGTGCCACTACATTTCCTCATTCTTATTACCAGTGTGTACCAGCTGGTGCCCCCCATTATACACCCCATCATTTATGGAGTGAGGACCAAGCATATCCGgggcaggctgctccagctctttactCATAAAGAGACCTAA